A stretch of Besnoitia besnoiti strain Bb-Ger1 chromosome V, whole genome shotgun sequence DNA encodes these proteins:
- a CDS encoding hypothetical protein (encoded by transcript BESB_062510), with amino-acid sequence MAAHASSRLYGLFDELRKADRVEHILLCPFVSPGLPSLVVVRPSSLDVYDVNVPSENASARENARGYTDGAPAASSSPQSPFLSGGGSTDESKSCSEKEGGPPVLTLRCSTPFAAVPLSVSVLPGASASPNHRGSSVSSTGLSAPFSHTPLSDTPFSHTPFSSSFPVFGFPPSPFAYPLPGLSADPLAPRAAARASVAPNARAGAEREGGPSGVATSDNEVPSAPPFAVACSYSSLPAAPTFAAHMPAGCGAAYAHGRPTSANGPEGLGLQPLAERPHPHASSAPTLDSCCTLLLVFPNYQVATCVYDPFFNCIRTATFHSFQRALAPFAAAVSQLYVDLYLPADQRRGGGGGRGETESHRHAVGPVSDRRGREEEDGFPDGARQLQGAVGLAPARGTEERPGGGAEEGSSLLQVSQMPLDWAKVWTHVCVFSAADMRSPEDSSTKQEKGSATGGSGGDSTLVVVSIDPIHLVVLELSLPARNPYLSSLSASLCPHGEPARGASEKPPPQAPAAGGSRARLGDTALETEADKPEEGSEKNAAPSSNGFDSVSRSGAAEAGSAAGAHPASSASRGAPPSVKHALPSRSAAQASSLQSPFFPPAPLVPTAPHGPAASPWAQGLVPAGVSPSVYHPSDPSFSSFSPSPFVPVPCLAVTDGLPSCATESAPPYAGPFGPHGLGAFPPAVSDGDEGTGGVSAWQAPYWLWGEHRILMQGACIQDCWHISLLEDLPVTVCATSAFAKSSAGSSSAAAAQGGGRQLLGAQGAKAPMGSEGAAASAQASVGERSAGRIVEMKKVAGRMLPTLALLLEAGALELGSVFGELNRGNRRGEKELIVVVLALMPELREFQVMRKIRGILPDSFSIIPLPASLGGDLLCVSPDTLSVLRIREGTGDASSSLSGAVAASSLAGGADPALVPRKGLLFPEDLEAREGEGDESKRAVGARDRDWEEDEEGRKVREEDLYEKAVWRGAGRDGGLTQVVNSAGLQRSELKNLPTVIFDQSEVQADLAGAVAEFVGEKCCLFVLKNSGRLLLAHFVSSSPSSGVTDIFWSSPLVSLPPPQRLPPPPPFSPSTMDVFPSQTIATCPLSSSCASLLASASLGLETAAATSFAVALGGCAQAASGLALLLFHPTTLEANRQLSRVPPFARYLRRFDDSAGRVLWRHSEEGDECEAVMKGFSLGGGWTLLGEKSGKKKPKTQQGGGRQVDEGADSDEEAGRPLFTLDGKELLSIEPNGDIQRARQYAPVLRPEEETDGWRQKDEADVHVGSEGHSCASGAPGGMTNGVGLVGAFRQVSTSSHPVRFLQQLRMLSETAARKSLNGEPTPSTSWTCSPSFDEEVEHALAVTLAGEKGGEGQQAPSGLALLPSFSVAVVDFFCMPRNGAVRDFAEFPHHIPFDALLAAPAPSSSSFAAPTPASASPAAHAGAPPPPPPPPPPPPPPPPSASFSSSISSSFAASTASSSPPCFHSSAGLLNTWGSTPWLAALGLRQFGRLVFSQRAVPSVPKLAVALRADAQLAQLAALWSLEAFPLRSRPARGRGDFAGGEGGGEGGGDAREDLGHFKTGGRRSPAAIPRHRFLLASSDPQDASHAGHTVVCQVAPKFLRDEERAPDEGALEVFQEGTKSPAPGAGLGDKARGEQASRPPTAFCLSKATVGCGSMCSGLLALQITSDELRVVAGLLPSLLVGAPLAFSWENERGPSDSRGLKTEEEVAASGAQRAGQETSVPSAGGAPSAAAAPAEGTSAPAVPSPGASSYSVAQARVCEPFVVALDTNFRVHAWQLNTSLAASVCEDLLQVYSDHQQQLALLEGLDECERKNLPFSSSLSPSLSSPPDIRQLLPPVSPHALPASLRRGQTKSLQLFRYARPRLGASAAPLSACPRPAGAGAGDEAGAGGPVGREDVCTPRRDSAAAAGDLAGGTRPAEKAELKRAKQERDSMRFCSVTGQARKAEGVDKQGTTVLLCAVTLEKSGIQAFQVVDLFSMTLLFYSADLLMVPPILRNCAPVHGPHRAAPSAAGCHKALADAGRSVSCPSADPRPDRAQASVRLLQQGRAEFLRYVAGEKRPKAARQAARQRQGRDEAAREEAGERKPGWEEGGGEAEASMWSPEEERAALDLDVGMEGEGALENAADEWAYAAAEGQARCAGDLVEDAGQAAAETREAEEREKRKRKEEMRNLLESPVLFSDCLEEVLSAELVDLNPNGEGREPTGEDRGPTLVVFITGRPVLVYRAFTLKPCVDPHEAKMRDCGQRALERFPEAHPLFPFRFSLFPHDVLDPLPSRIPSPLFSLFSASSPLAKNTHQSALLQAAPRFSAGAVVPYDGVGGSGKGAFVVPPVALPREKGEDAAASPGPPVVWMCSERNELFVHPHARRDVIAMVPFNSDASPESFFALTDESCLELSDLLFSPTLDLLSACSSLAPSAALPPPQVELRSPWPSLSVPLHFSPSRVCVSAGSSYLHPSCSREAPRASASRLEVRVRTPQTPQGPAAVLPFPSQVANALGASLAASAAAAPAVRGRLFAVAGWHDVEESPMVEECLAERNGLQLEQLELEGRGGTRAEEAERAVPAPGEEGKKDEIYPNPYLVACTDKRVEAAGKLGKLYEIRLYHEFDLHRPIGTYTLRTCEEVLSFSFVVLDGAEHLAAGVGVPLSETVECSGRLYLFKLPEATTRVLDHPAGSDNTEQGQAYFTPERLDLFADIVLNGPVTVIGSFFSSPAERSYVVHSVGARLFVHEMEGSKFLRGAFSDSAVCVTSVANVRNFFLLADALKGLSLVSWEYNGEADSRKMTRISRTFPKSNLPVIACSFLVHENLLGALATDVNGNVRLFCYNADKNAQGFEKFDILQCDSEDRCADGCIVKLQQFVVESDSVAALGEASDGSALLFRLLADDSYSFLRTLQDRMARYLPAPLGLHPLLGRLPVGDVSLWTKLHFRSSDCEDEEDVLRSRKRMIDGSMLKAFPFLSTPVLAGLLSPFLQREKRQAEKRRKRQGGKAGEEPGDEGQHDAAMDEGGAAEDREETGEEGEATVFPEFESMAALRQFLVSSGALGGAYTRLLA; translated from the exons ATGGCGGCGCACGCATCCTCTCGCCTTTACGGCCTCTTCGACGAGCTTCGGAAGGCAGACCGCGTTGAACACATTCTTCTATGTCCGTTCGTCTCGCCTGGCCTTCCCAGTCTCGTCGTCGTGCGCCCGTCTTCGTTGGATGTCTACGACGTGAACGTTCCGTCTGAAAACGCCTCTGCCAGGGAAAACGCGAGGGGGTACACCGACGGTGcccccgcggcgtcttcctccccccAGTCGCCTTTTCTTTCGGGCGGCGGAAGCACCGATGAGAGTAAATCTtgcagcgagaaggaaggcggTCCGCCTGTGCTGACGCTCCGGTGCTCCACGCCCTTCGCAGCTGTGCCGCTGTCGGTTTCAGTTCTCCCGGGGGCGTCGGCTTCTCCGAACCATCGCGGCAGTTCGGTATCATCCACTGGCTTGTCCGCGCCGTTCTCGCACACGCCGCTCTCGGACACGCCGTTCTCGCACACGccgttttcctcctccttcccgGTCTTCGGATTCCCTCCGTCTCCATTCGCCTACCCCCTGCCCGGCCTGTCCGCTGACCCCCTGGctccacgcgcagccgcccgcgcttcTGTTGCGCCAAATGCGAGAGCTGGTGCCGAGCGTGAAGGCGGGCCTTCGGGCGTCGCGACCAGCGACAATGAAGTCCCGTCGGCGCCAcccttcgctgtcgcttgCTCGTATTCCTccctgcctgcggcgcccaCCTTTGCTGCACACATGCCTGCGGGCTGTGGCGCGGCTTACGCTCACGGGCGCCCCACTAGCGCGAACGGTCCCGAGGGCCtcggcctgcagccgctcgctgAGCGCCCGCACCCGCatgcctcctctgcgccgacgcTCGACTCCTGCTGCACGCTGCTCCTTGTTTTTCCAAACTACCAAGTAGCGACGTGCGTCTACGACCCGTTCTTCAACTGCATCAGAACCGCAACTTTCCACTCGTTCCAgcgcgcactcgcgccgTTCGCGGCAGCGGTGTCCCAGCTCTACGTGGATTTGTATCTTCCCGCAGaccagaggcgaggcggaggcggaggtcgaggcgagacggagaGTCACCGTCACGCCGTCGGGCCCGTGAGCGaccgaagagggagagaagaagaagacggatTCCCAGACGGCGCTCGACAGCTCCAGGGCGCGGTGgggctcgcgcctgcgcgggggACGGAAGAGAGGccaggtggcggcgcggaagaagggagCAGTCTCCTGCAAGTCTCTCAGATGCCGCTCGACTGGGCGAAGGTATGGACGCACGTCTGTGTCTTCTCGGCGGCGGACATGAGGAGCCCCGAAGACAGCAGCACCAAACAGGAGAAGGGGTCGGCgaccggcggcagcggaggtgACAGCACGCTTGTTGTCGTCTCAATTGACCCCATTCACCTCGTCGTTCTCGAGCTCTCGCTTCCGGCGCGAAATCCGTATCtttcctcgctgtcggctTCCCTCTGTCCGCACGGGGagcccgcccgcggcgcgtcagAGAAGCCGCcaccgcaggcgcccgccgcggggggaAGCAGAGCCCGCCTGGGCGACACAGCGCTGGAGACAGAGGCCGACAAGCccgaagaaggaagcgagaagaacgcggcgccttcgagcAACGGCTTCGACTCGGTTTCTCGCAGCGGGGCTGCGGAAGCAGGatctgcagccggcgcgcaccccgcctcctccgcgagccgcggcgcgcctccgagcGTCAAGCACGCTCTTCCGTCGAGGTCCGCCGCTCAAGCTTCGTCTCTCCAGTCGCCATTtttcccgccggcgcctctggtCCCCACGGCTCCACACGGccccgccgcgtcccccTGGGCGCAGGGCCTGGtgcccgccggcgtctcgccgtcTGTCTACCATCCGTCGGAcccgtctttctcttctttctctccgtcgcccttcgTGCCGGTGCCCTGCCTAGCTGTGACTGACGGGCTGCCTTCCTGCGCGACGGAGTCGGCACCCCCGTACGCTGGGCCGTTCGGGCCGCACGGCTTGGGCGCGTTCCCGCCAGCTGTctccgacggcgacgaggggaCTGGAGGCGTGAGCGCCTGGCAGGCGCCCTACTGGCTCTGGGGCGAGCACCGCATCCTGATGCAGGGCGCGTGCATCCAAGACTGTTGGCACATCTCGCTCCTCGAAGACCTCCCGGTGACAGTCTGTGCGACCTCTGCGTTTGCCAAGTCATCCGCGGGCTCGTctagcgccgcagcggcgcagggtgGGGGACGCCAGCTGCTTGGCGCGCAGggtgcgaaggcgccgatGGGCTccgagggcgctgcggcttcaGCCCAGGCGTCTGTCGGCGAGAGATCCGCCGGCCGCATTGTGGAGATGAAGAAGGTCGCGGGGCGGATGCTCCCGACGCTGGCGTTGCTGTTGGAGGCCGGGGCGCTCGAACTCGGGAGTGTGTTTGGAGAACTCAATCGCGGAAACCGAAGAGGCGAAAAGGAGCTCATCGTCGTTGTCCTGGCTCTTATGCCCGAGCTCAGAGAGTTTCAAGTCATGAGGAAG ATTCGCGGGATTCTTCCTGACTCATTCTCTATCATcccgctgcccgcctccCTGGGCGGCGACCtactctgcgtctctcccgACACGCTGAGTGTGCTGCGAATCCGCGAAGGCACAGGagacgcgtcgtcgtccctttcaggcgcggtcgcggcgtcgTCCCTCGCGGGGGGCGCGGACCCGGCGCTCGTCCCTCGCAAGGGTCTCCTCTTCCCCGAAGAtctggaggcgagagagggcgaaggcgacgagtcGAAACGCGCAGTGGGTGCTAGGGATCGCGACTGGGAGGAGGATGAAGAAGGCAGGAAAGTGCGAGAGGAAGATTTGTACGAAAAAGCGGtgtggagaggcgcgggaCGCGACGGAGGCCTCACGCAAGTCGTCAACAGCGCCGGGTTGCAGCGCTCCGAGCTCAAAAATCTCCCCACCGTCATCTTTGATCAAAGTGAAGTCCAGGCGGACCTCGCTGGAGCCGTCGCCGAATTCGTCGGCGAGAAATGCTGCCTCTTCGTTCTCAAAAACAGCGGACgacttctcctcgcgcactTC GTCTCCTCATCTCCGAGCTCGGGCGTGACGGACATTTTTTGGAGTTCTCCTCTCgtttcgcttccgccgccgcagcgtctcccgcctccgccgccgttttCCCCTTCGACTATGGACGTGTTTCCCTCGCAGACGATTGCAACTTGTCCCCTGTCTTCGTCTTGCGCGTCGCTtctggcctccgcctcgctgggcctcgagaccgcggcggcgacctcgTTCGCGGTTGCGctgggcggctgcgcgcaggcggcgtcggGCCTTGCGCTGCTTCTGTTCCATCCGACGACGCTGGAGGCGAACCGgcagctgtcgcgcgtcCCTCCGTTCGCTCGCTATCTGCGCCGCTTCGATGACAGCGCCGGGAGAGTCCTCTGGCGCCACAGCGAGGAAGGTGACGAGTGCGAGGCGGTCATGAAGGGCTTCTCTCTAGGCGGCGGGTGGACGCTTCTgggcgagaagagcggcAAGAAGAAACCCAAGACGCAgcaggggggcgggcggcaggtggacgaaggcgcagacagcgATGAAGAGGCGGGGCGCCCGCTCTTCACGCTCGACGGCAAGGAGCTTCTCAGCATCGAGCCGAATGGAGACATCCAGAGAGCCCGTCAGTACGCGCCTGTCCTTCGCCCCGAGGAGGAAACCGATGGCTGGCGACAAAAAGATGAGGCTGACGTCCATGTCGGCAGCGAGGGGCATTCGTGCGCCTCGGGGGCGCCTGGAGGGATGACCAATGGCGTCGGCTTGGTCGGCGCCTTCCGACAGGTGAGCACGTCTTCGCACCCTGTGCGatttctgcagcagctgcgcatgcTGAGCGAAACCGCCGCCAGGAAGTCTTTGAATGGCGAGCCGACGCCTTCCACTTCGTGGACGTGCTCCCCCTCGTTCGACGAAGAAGTTGAGCATGCGCTGGCTGTGACGCTGGCGGGTGagaagggcggcgaaggccagcaggcgccttcgggcctcgcgcttctgccgTCCTTCAGCGTCGCGGTCGTCGACTTCTTCTGCATGCCGCGGAATGGGGCCGTGCGGGACTTCGCCGAGTTCCCCCACCACATACCTTTCGACGCCCTCTTGGCCGCACCtgctccctcctcttcttcgtttgcGGCTCCCACTCctgcttccgcttcgccggctgcgcacgcgggcgcgcccccgccaccccctccgccgccaccccctcctccgccgccgcccccctccgcgtccttctcttcttcgatctcgtcctccttcgccgcctccactgCGTCGAGTTCGCCTCCTTGTTTCCACTCCAGCGCCGGCCTTCTCAACACATGGGGCAGCACGccgtggctcgcggcgctcggacTGCGGCAGTTTGGTCGACTCGTTTTTTCGCAGCGCGCAGTGCCCAGCGTGCCGAAGCTCGCAGTGGCTctgcgcgcagacgcgcagctcgcccagctcgccgccctctggTCTCTGGAGGCCTTCCCGCTTCGGTCAcgccccgcgcgcgggcgcggcgacttcgcgggcggcgagggcggcggcgagggcggcggcgacgcgcgcgaggacctCGGCCACTTCAAGACCGGGGGAAGACGCAGCCCTGCGGCGATTCCGCGGCACCGcttcctgctcgcctcctccgacCCTCAGGACGCTTCCCACGCAGGGCACACAGTCGTGTGCCAAGTCGCGCCCAAGTTCCTCAGAGACGAGGAACGAGCtccagacgaaggcgcgctgGAGGTGTTTCAGGAGGGCACGAAGTCCCCCGCGCCGGGGGCAGGCCTCGGAGACAAGGCGCGGGGCGAGCAagcgtcgcgcccgccgacggCGTTCTGCCTCTCGAAGGCGACTGTCGGATGCGGCTCCATGTGCAGCggcctgctggcgctgcagatAACTTCAGACGAGCTCCGCGTGGTCGCGGGCCTTTTGCCGTcgctcctcgtcggcgcgccgctggcgttcTCCTGGGAGAACGAACGAGGGCCGAGTGACTCGCGCGGTCTCAAGACGGAAGAAGAggtcgcggcgtctggcgccCAGCGGGCAGGTCAGGAGACATCTGtcccctccgccggcggcgcaccctccgctgcagctgcgcccgctgAAGGCAcgagcgcgcccgccgtcccgtcgccaggcgcctcctcctaTTCGGTTGCTcaggcgcgcgtgtgcgagCCCTTCGTCGTGGCTCTCGACACGAACTTCCGAGTGCATGCGTGGCAGCTAAACACGTCTCTGGCTGCGTCGGTCTGCGAGGACCTGCTGCAAGTGTACAGCGACCACCAGCAGCAGTTGGCGCTGTTGGAGGGCCTGGACGAGTGCGAGCGAAAGAACTTgccgttctcttcttccttatcgccttctctttcctcgccgccggaTATCCGGCAGCTCCTGCCTCCTGTGTCTCCCCATGCGCTCCCGGCCTCGCTCCGGCGCGGACAAACCAAGTCACTGCAGCTGTTCAGGtacgcgcggcctcggctcggcgcgtccgcggcgcccctctcGGCGTGTCCGCgaccggcgggcgcgggcgcgggggacgaggcgggcgcgggcgggccTGTTGGGCGCGAAGACGTGTGCAcgccgcgaagagactcggcagcggcggcgggcgacctcgcgggcggcacgaggcccgcggagaaggcggagctgAAGCGAGCAAAGCAGGAGCGCGACTCTATGCGTTTCTGTTCGGTGACAGggcaggcgcggaaggcggaagGCGTAGACAAGCAAGGAACGACAGTTCTCTTGTGCGCGGTCACGCTGGAGAAAAGTGGCATCCAGGCCTTCCAGGTCGTCGATCTCTTCTCGATGACGCTGCTCTTCTACTCTGCAGATCTGCTCATGGTGCCCCCGATTCTGCGAAACTGCGCGCCGGTTCACGGACCCCACAGAGCAGCcccgtccgccgcgggctgccACAAGGCCCTcgccgacgcaggccgcTCAGTCTCCTGTCCCTCAGCGGACCCGCGCCCCGACAGGGCGCAGGCCTCCgtccgccttctgcagcaagGGCGCGCGGAGTTCCTCCGATAtgtcgcaggcgagaagcggcCGAAGGCCGCtcggcaggcggcgagacAAAGACAAGGGCGGGatgaggccgcgcgagaggaggcaggcgagaggaagccAGGGtgggaagaaggcggaggagaggcggaggcgtcgatGTGGAGCCCTGAGGAGgaacgcgcggcgctcgatCTCGACGTCGGTATGGAGGGCGAAGGGGCGCTGGAAAACGCAGCCGACGAATGGGCAtacgccgcagcagaaggaCAGGCCAGGTGCGCCGGAGACCTCGTAGAGGACGCAGGGCAagctgccgcggagactcgagaggcggaagagagagagaaacgcaAGCGCAAGGAAGAAATGAGGAATCTCTTGGAGTCGCCAGTGCTTTTCTCGGACTGCCTCGAGGAGGTGCTGTCTGCGGAGCTCGTCGACTTGAACCCCaacggcgaaggcagggAGCCAACGGGAGAAGACCGCGGCCCTACGCTTGTCGTGTTCATCACAGGCAGGCCAGTTCTCGTTTACCGCGCGTTCACGCTCAAGCCCTGCGTCGACCCGCACGAAGCGAAGATGCGAGACTGTGGGCAGCGCGCTCTGGAAAGGTTCCCTGAAGCTCACCCTCTCTTCCCCTTCCGTTTTTCGCTCTTTCCGCACGACGTCTTAGACCCCCTTCCGAGCCGCATTCCGTCGcccctcttctcgctgttctccgcctcgtcgccgctggcgaaAAACACTCATCAGTCGGCGCTgctccaggcggcgccgcgcttctcagCCGGAGCGGTCGTCCCCTACGACGGGGTTGGCGGCTCGGGCAaaggcgccttcgtcgtgcCGCCCGTGGCGCTTCCGCGGgagaaaggcgaggacgccgcagcgagcccAGGGCCTCCAGTCGTCTGGAtgtgcagcgagagaaacgaGCTCTTCGTGCATcctcacgcgcggcgcgacgtcATCGCCATGGTCCCGTTCAACAGCGACGCGTCTCCAGAgagcttcttcgcgctgACAGACGAGTCTTGCCTGGAGCTTTCGGATCTTCTGTTCTCGCCGACGCTGGatctcctctctgcctgcaGCTCCCTGGcaccctccgccgcgctgccgccgcctcaagTCGAACTTCGCTCGCCATGGCCATCGCTCTCCGTCCCTCTGCACTTCAGCccctcgcgcgtgtgcgtctctgcggggAGCTCGTACCTGCATCCGAGCtgctcgcgcgaggctccgcgcgcgtcggcgagtcGCCTCGAGGTCCGCgtgcggacgccgcagacgccccaGGGCCCGGCGGCGGTGCTGCCGTTCCCTTCGCAAGTCGCCAACGCGCtgggcgcgtcgctcgcggcttccgcagcggcggcgccggcggtcCGCGGCCGGctcttcgcggtcgcgggcTGGCACGACGTGGAGGAGTCCCCGATGGTGGAGGAGTGCCTCGCAGAGCGCAACGGGCTGCAGCTCGAGCAGCTGGAGCTCGAAGGCCGGGGCGGGAcacgcgccgaggaggcggagcgcgCTGTCCCTGCGCCCGGCGAAGAGGGCAAGAAAGACGAAATCTACCCCAATCCCTACCTCGTCGCCTGCACAGACAAGCGCGTCGAAGCCGCTGGAAAACTCGGCAAACTCTACGAAATCCGCCTGTACCACGAATTCGACCTCCACAGGCCTATCGG CACCTACACGCTGCGGACGTGCGAGGAAGTCCTGAGTTTTTCCTTCGTGGTgctcgacggcgccgagCACCTCGCGGCAGGCGTGGGCGTTCCACTCTCCGAGACAGTCGAGTGCAGCGGACGCCTTTACCTCTTCAAGCTCCCCGAGGCGACGACCCGCGTGCTGGACCACCCCGCAGGCAGCGACAACACAGAACAG GGGCAAGCGTATTTCACTCCCGAGCGCCTCGACTTGTTTGCGGACATCGTCTTGAACGGGCCTGTGACGGTCATcggcagcttcttctcgtcgcccgcggagcgGAGTTATGTTGTGCACTCTGTGGGGGCGAGGCTGTTTGTCCAC GAGATGGAGGGCAGCAAgttcctgcgcggcgccttcagcgACTCGGCTGTGTGCGTGACTTCGGTCGCGAATGTCCGCAatttcttccttctcgccgacgcgctcAAGGGCCTCAGCCTCGTCTC ATGGGAGTACAACGGTGAAGCCGACTCGAGGAAGATGACGCGCATTTCGCGGACCTTCCCGAAGTCGAACCTTCCGGTCATCGCGTGCAGCTTCCTCGTGCATGAAAACCTTCTCG gcgcgctggcgacggaCGTCAACGGGAACGTGCGGCTCTTCTGCTACAACGCGGACAAAAACGCCCAAGGATTCGAAAAATTCGAC ATCCTTCAATGCGACTCCGAGGACCGATGCGCCGACGGGTGCATCGTCAAGCTCCAACAGTTCGTTGTCGAGTCCGACTCAGTCGCCGCT CTCGGGGAAGCGTCTGACGGAtccgctctcctcttcagGCTTCTCGCCGATGACTCCTACTCCTTCCTTCGAACGCTGCAG GATCGCATGGCGCGGTATctcccggcgccgctcggACTGCACCCGCTCTTGGGGCGTCTGCCGGTCGGCGACGTCTCTCTGTGGACGAAGCTGCATTTCCGCTCATCGGACTgcgaagatgaagaagacgtTCTGCGCTCGCGCAAGCGCATGATCGACGGGTCGATGCTCAAGGCGTTCCCCTTCCTCTCCACGCCGGTCCTCGCTGGGCTCCTGTCTCCCTTTCTCCAGCGCGAAAAGAGACAGGCTGAAAagcggagaaagagacagGGCGGCAAGGCGGGCGAAGAGCCGGGCGATGAAGGACAGCACGACGCCGCAAtggacgagggcggcgctgcagaagaccgcgaagagacgggcgaggaaggagaggcgacCGTCTTTCCTGAGTTTGAATCGATG GCTGCACTCCGGCAGTTCCTCGTTTCCTCTGGAGCGCTAGGCGGAGCATACACGCGGTTGCTGGCGTGA